The window gatatagatagatagataggagatagatggatagatagatgattgatagatagagcagtgtttcccaaccagggggcctccagctgttgcaaaactacaactcccagtatgctcataaagccaaagacatgctgggagttgtcgttttggaatagctagaggccccctggttgggatacactgatctatctatctatctatctatctcatatctatctatctcatttctattatctatctatctatctatctatctatcatctatctatctatctacaaaactaaagatccagcggcactcccagatatggggcaaaaacaaagtgttttattcccccatgtatgtgtgacgtttcgatagcacaggcataatacacagtgatgtcaatgtacagggataatacacagtgatgtcacagtacagggataatacacagtgatgtcacagtacagggataatacacagtgatatcacagtacagggataatacacagtgatgtcacagtacagaaataatacacacagtgatgtcacagtacagggagggataatatacacagcgatgtcatagtacagggataatacaccgtgacgtcacagtacagggataatacacagtgatgtcacagtacagagataatacacacagtgttttcacagtacaggaataatacacagtgatgtcacagtacaggaataatacacagtaatgtcacagtacagggataatatacagagtgatgtcacagtacagggataatacacagtgatgtcacagtacagggataatacatacagtgatgtcacagtacagggataatacatacagtgatgtcacagtacagggataatatacagagtgatgtcacagtgcagggataatacacagtgatgtcacattacagggataatacacacagtgatgtcacattacagggacaatacacagtgatgtcacagtacagagataatgcacagtgatgtcacagtacagggataatacacagtgatgtcacagtacagggataatacacacagtgatgtcacagtacagagataatacacatagtgatgtcacagtgcagggataatacacacagtgaggtcacagtacagggataatactcacagtgatgtcacagtacagggataatatacacagtgatgtcacagtacagggataatacacagtgatgtcacagtataaccatctcacagccggaccaccatgtaatttcagcaaaaaataaagcagggcctcatgttcaagtttcgcctaaggcctcacaaagtctagagccgcctctggtcggccctaccatgggacccggtgggaccataagtcccaggtggcacttttcaggggtggcattttgctgccccctttttttttgtgcctagtaggttcatggtggGGTTGGCGCCGccactgctcactgttctaaagcagctgcggggtataatagcgcagcgggcactttagacagtgagtctgcctccggccgaccggggtctgacgagggatgtcgcacaagtgacgtacttctgcagacccgctcaggaggacgtcagtgacgtcactcgtcaggccgctgccggagaggagaagcgctgtgcagggcaggtaagtgtgtctctgtgtgtgcctgtgtctgtctgtgtgtttgggggggctatggctacctaatgtgaggaatctatgctacctaatgtggggaatctgtgctacctaatgtggggaaactatgttacctaatgtggggaaagtatgctacctaatgtggggaagctatgctacctaatgtggggaaactatgttacctgatgtggggaatctgtgctacctaatgtggggaaactatgctacctaatgtggggaaactatgttacctaatgtggggaatctgtgctacctaatgtggggaaactatgctacctaatgtggggaaactatgttacctaatgtggggaatctatgctacctaatgtggggaaactatgctacctaatgtggggaaactatgctacctaatgtgggcaaactatgctacctaatgtggggaaactgctacctaatgtagggaatctatgctacctaatgtggggaaactatgctacctaatgtgaggaaactatgctacctaatgtggggattctatgctacctaatgttgggaatctatgctacctaatgtggggggcttgaatgagctgcggcatatgggaggccttaataaataattagaaacttatacagcaagtgacatatgggggtccacctgagtaagtgacacatgaagggggggtgctgaacaattgatgttttgggggggggcgcacaggcacattctttgcacaagggccctctgctgtctgtgtacgcccctgggtagagaataaggggtaacGTGGAACATAGAActaatgcagttatttttttcttaatttttttttaatgaagtaaacgagataaaggtaagcaatgacttttcctcagtctgaagcgcggtcctcatcggcaggaagcagtgaggaggaggaggatgacggaggttctgattccatctctgcttctttttcgtccctctctatatatagggccgttgccatgaagaaggcccctccgatgactgccattatggtgcaggtcatgagggcatactccaggctgcggtatttcagaagaggggatttggcatatcctcgttcgtaggtgtcagatatcaagccgatgaggtacgggctgccggcgtcacctaggaggtgatagattgtcatctgcacggccagggctgaagatctcctccacggagttactacttttagtataatgtcagatatgagggtgaaatttactgacagaagcgtctctccgatgaagatgaagatgttggtggcaacgaggctgatgttgccaaaagtcaatgccaacagaagaaaaggggcggagagcatcatcgcgcatccacacacaagcaggtccgcccgtgggttggatttgcgatatcttttacttatctccgtccctgctacaactcccagaatgccggaaacgactgtaaccacaccaaatattaggatgtcgtgatagtcacacggttcagcacggcaagggtccttctcttgtaggagtgttcgtgcgtgggtcaggtatgacggaccccatacacctatggctcccactatgaaggatacagccgtcgatcccatggtggttaacatgaagcttcgatttttaaatagttttttcagatctgtcgcccatttggcaaacttctgggatttgttgttcttcttcccgtttgtagtcgttcttggaagctcctttgtgaccaaaatcatcaaagccacagctatgaggcccaggccaggggtgacccgaaatgcccagtgccaatcaccccttgctgcatcagtcactttgggcccgatgatgtatcctagtccgcagcctacaggtatgacggagtaaaacacgttcagcatgcgggtccgctggtcacttgtaaaaaggtctgcaatgatggagggggcgatggtgcagaaagtcgcctctccggctccaaccagtccactcgtcagcaggaagagcaggaagtacccgtcggggatgaatgacagggtaagtgtcatgctcagccaaacgatgactcctgcgcaaacagtatatttcttattacagtggtcgcccaaatatccggcaattggtgcgaccagcacgtagcttccaatgaacaatgtattcaataaaccggacagactagcattggtgtcatatgctttctgtatataaggcagcacccccgccacgctggagcgatttgcatagatgagcaaattaacaaaggcgaggatcactacggtgatgatggaacgtgcggtggacatcacgcttagagatggcaggttctgcctctcagggatatcgcccttttctacatccatatcactatggtcctccattgcttcttcctcctccttcagcaatgggtcttgtggagaggccatggtcacaggtcagagcctgaaaacactagagagagagggataagtgaacacattagacaacatgtcatcattcctgtcattatacaatagatccttcatacagagcagaaatgtccagcacagcaccacaagataacactaagaccatcgcagcctcagaagaagacgcttctctataagtgttttatatggagacgtcttccctgaggttaccaatgtctgataaccctgaacctgtccggtcctagtaatatctgataaccctgaacctgtccggtcctagtaatatctgataaccctgaacctgtccagtcctagtaatatctgataaccctaaacctgtccggtcctagtaatatctgacaaccctgaatctgtcctagtaatggtggattataagggcttggctgtatggtcactgggccatgtgaacttcatactgtaggtacaattgggctatcctgctatatacatttactaataatgaacctaccccacctcattgggatctatccgtcccctatatgactttctgccactagttgatttgaaaatgttccctttcggagtacccggagtatttctattgttagtacacacagaattctattatatactattatatttctgccctaatctttctgtcattcttttactacaccaccaaatctttctcatagacttatatcttttagaacttcatgaattaggactctttttcttgggggcttttttgggcataattgcattttagcagttttgcaagaaaaagctctggtcatgatactatctgtgcgttttattatgtttaatgccttagccaagtattgtcacaatgctatgaggaatataacttttgttatttcttttggaaattaat is drawn from Hyla sarda isolate aHylSar1 chromosome 4, aHylSar1.hap1, whole genome shotgun sequence and contains these coding sequences:
- the LOC130367011 gene encoding protein spinster homolog 1-like, which encodes MASPQDPLLKEEEEAMEDHSDMDVEKGDIPERQNLPSLSVMSTARSIITVVILAFVNLLIYANRSSVAGVLPYIQKAYDTNASLSGLLNTLFIGSYVLVAPIAGYLGDHCNKKYTVCAGVIVWLSMTLTLSFIPDGYFLLFLLTSGLVGAGEATFCTIAPSIIADLFTSDQRTRMLNVFYSVIPVGCGLGYIIGPKVTDAARGDWHWAFRVTPGLGLIAVALMILVTKELPRTTTNGKKNNKSQKFAKWATDLKKLFKNRSFMLTTMGSTAVSFIVGAIGVWGPSYLTHARTLLQEKDPCRAEPCDYHDILIFGVVTVVSGILGVVAGTEISKRYRKSNPRADLLVCGCAMMLSAPFLLLALTFGNISLVATNIFIFIGETLLSVNFTLISDIILKVVTPWRRSSALAVQMTIYHLLGDAGSPYLIGLISDTYERGYAKSPLLKYRSLEYALMTCTIMAVIGGAFFMATALYIERDEKEAEMESEPPSSSSSSLLPADEDRASD